In Bactrocera oleae isolate idBacOlea1 chromosome 3, idBacOlea1, whole genome shotgun sequence, a genomic segment contains:
- the kel gene encoding ring canal kelch protein isoform X2: protein MISLSALLTKYTLGIMNNLGHNQPTGGAGSGAGGGGGVGGGSGIGNNNGNVIQNPAAEGSMERGSCLLRYASQNSLDESSQKHIQRPNGKDRTVGQYHNEQHTTRSFEAMNEMRKQNLLCDVTLVADDIEIPAHKMVLASCSPYFYAMFTGFEESRQGRITLQGVDHRALELLIEYVYTSTVEVNEDNVQVLLTAANLLQLTDVREACCDYLQTQLDASNCLGIREFADIHGCVDLLNYADTYIEQHFNEVIQFDEFLNLNHEQVITLICNDRICVPCEEKVYECVISWIRYDPTMREQFTAILMEHVRLPFLSKEYITQRVDKEPLLEGNIICKNLIIEALTYHLLPNDTKSARTIPRKPVGLPKILLVIGGQAPKAIRSVECYDLREEKWYQAAEMPNRRCRAGLAVLGDKVFAVGGFNGSLRVRTVDVYDPATDQWLTCNSMEARRSTLGVAVLHGCIYAVGGFDGTTGLSSAEVFDPKSELWRLIASMSTRRSSVGVGVVNGLLYAVGGYDGFSRQCLSSVERYNPETDMWTPVADMSARRSGAGVGVLNNILYAVGGHDGPMVRKSVEAYDSDSNTWHAVADMAYCRRNAGVVAHDGVLFVVGGDDGTSNLGSVEVYCPETDTWRILPASMTIGRSYAGVCMIDKPM, encoded by the exons ATGATATCGTTGAGTGCACTGCTGACCAAATACACGCTGGGCATCATGAACAACTTAGGACACAATCAGCCAACGGGTGGAGCAGGTTCTGGTGCAGGTGGCGGTGGAGGAGTCGGCGGCGGCAGCGGTATtggcaacaacaatggcaatgTTATACAAAATCCAGCAGCAGAAGGTAGCATGGAACGCGGCAG TTGCTTGCTACGCTATGCAAGTCAAAATTCTTTGGATGAAAGCTCACAGAAACATATTCAACGCCCAAACGGCAAAGATCGCACCGTTGGACAGTATCATAATGAGCAACACACAACCCGTTCATTTGAGGCCATGAACGAAATGCGCAA GCAAAATTTACTCTGTGATGTAACATTAGTGGCCGATGATATCGAGATACCGGCGCATAAAATGGTGCTTGCCTCCTGCAGTCCATACTTCTATGCCATGTTCACCGGATTTGAGGAATCACGACAGGGCCGTATAACACTACAAGGTGTTGATCATCGTGCGCTGGAACTGCTCATCGAATATGTGTACACATCGACTGTAGAAGTGAACGAAGACAATGTACAAGTGTTATTAACCGCTGCGAACTTACTGCAGCTAACAGACGTGCGTGAGGCCTGTTGCGATTACTTGCAGACACAATTGGATGCCAGCAACTGTTTGGGCATACGTGAATTTGCCGACATACACGGTTGCGTTGATTTGCTAAACTATGCAGATACTTACATAGAACAACATTTCAA tgaaGTAATTCAATTCGATGAATTTCTCAATTTGAATCACGAACAAGTGATAACTTTAATATGCAACGATCGCATTTGTGTGCCATGTGAGGAGAAAGTTTATGAATGTGTAATATCATGGATACGCTATGATCCGACTATGCGCGAACAGTTCACTGCTATACTCATGGAACATGTACGCCTGCCCTTTCTCTCCAAAGAATACATAACGCAACGCGTCGACAAGGAGCCATTGTTGGAAGGCAATATAATATGCAAGAATTTAATAATAGAAGCATTAACATATCATCTGCTGCCAAATGACACCAAATCTGCACGTACCATACCACGCAAACCAGTGGGCCTGCCGAAGATACTCTTAGTCATTGGTGGTCAAGCACCCAAGGCAATACGTTCAGTAGAGTGTTACGATCTGCGTGAAGAAAAGTGGTATCAAGCGGCTGAAATGCCAAATAGACGTTGTCG CGCTGGTTTGGCGGTGCTTGGCGATAAGGTGTTTGCCGTTGGTGGCTTCAACGGCTCTTTGCGCGTGCGTACCGTGGATGTGTACGATCCGGCCACAGATCAGTGGCTTACATGTAATAGCATGGAGGCGCGCCGCTCCACGCTCGGTGTTGCCGTATTGCATGGCTGCATTTATGCTGTGGGTGGTTTTGATGGTACAACGGGTCTCAGTAGCGCAGAGGTATTCGATCCTAAAAGCGAATTGTGGCGTCTTATAGCATCAATGTCCACACGTCGCAGTtctgttggtgttggtgttgttaaTGGTTTACTCTACGCCGTTGGTGGTTATGATGGTTTTTCGCGTCAATGCTTATCATCGGTGGAACGCTATAATCCAGAGACTGACATGTGGACACCCGTAGCTGATATGTCGGCACGCCGTTCGGGTGCCGGTGTGGGTGTGTTGAATAATATACTCTACGCCGTTGGCGGTCATGATGGTCCCATGGTGCGTAAATCTGTCGAAGCATATGATTCCGATTCCAATACATGGCATGCTGTAGCTGATATGGCCTATTGTCGACGCAATGCAGGAGTTGTGGCTCACGATGGTGTATTGTTTGTTGTGGGCGGTGATGATGGCACCTCGAATTTAGGTTCAGTTGAG GTTTACTGCCCAGAAACTGACACCTGGCGCATATTGCCTGCTTCCATGACTATCGGACGCAGCTACGCCGGTGTATGTATGATAGATAAGCCCATGTGA
- the PNUTS gene encoding serine/threonine-protein phosphatase 1 regulatory subunit 10 codes for MPRIVPLQLLKCLKVLLDDNGGILSIGEVKRIAGLMNRYSKKLVSKCIYVQILKVTKTELLGEFMGVGGWSLVYNWLNDAIRAMNWPLVQEILELLLLCPVDVDRLKINSAPKLVKGLCRDGGNEGVRILAKRLVEQWLKVVTENTTTAQVESSPQQSVIGAATPNVSTIPAIQTTPAIRQDSKIPQTSSIPSKVKGPAVVQRSLSNSAEQDPLADVTDVPPEPSTYAPTPAQKKASEAGLVFKLVYKDGQQVLTQVPKTNQLGSSAVDVEQNVQRKENEDDCKKMDHDGNMNGDTEAEGGTAAQEEEENDRTADSTIIEEEDDTRTSTDKQDKDSESSADEESQTTSNSNMLSLEQSATIRKKSIDTESEKSISREHRSSKDSRDSKNRDKENKSDKDKDRKSSSSSTHKSSSHKSKSSSSSKSKSSSSSSSRRSSSDKHRSDKDRSSSSKDKDRKEGSSSSSSSSKHRSSSSTSKSSSSTSSKDKHRDKDKDKSANTSSSSSHKKEKEREKETPSDKDKESNSKLLSTSDKLGRIPKKHKDESETDVTKPTSITIPSKKASMSIEIRRDSEKAKTVKTYKSQFRSHGLTEEAPPPPSRKGLKKPVSSVSAPGTVIPTSLPSSLKRPSPPPSSSDSPTQKKSKIDINNLTVANEKPGAIKLIAPKKIQTLVETNIFSDALSAATGPKKVAKRKRPTTPGPGQNKEGPSPPTSPDAPKVAPLKFYQDTLDESKSEDKSDKENDSKDNNNKSEDLDSADKGNSTEDDDDIPLKKVKEDIEQKVLREQKTGDDSSDAAVTKTGGSVDITGSDGEEDVATKSSEEDAPKPPGPGCGPNGPPGVLMLHRRKGPKKKLTWRPQDQLEQIRYFELDETERVNVTKAQSFMDMKNLERFSERDAINIARRGFTHEDNMRPLTEWRPLIEVDGVPPHPNGNQSKQRKVQAEREMTTLRALYFSHSMIPDSPAEAELEPHFAVDIPVIPLEDITGNPDAVSDYTNMPWPEPKTSPKSTENILPTIGNLPTAQVNTLPPNNLNTYPGFMPQYAGVATNNLLATQMQMPRPVPTPAAASGPHPAWQTGNFNGNLAMGPLAGGPPVQPQNMLGPFGPGAGNPQWQLHGGNQYGPAQGPFNNAPNFGPMGLLPPRVMPNMAPANLFERNNMNHHNNNNQNRNNGGNWRTGSNFQDNNGGGNWRSGGGGGGQNRGGGGGGGNSNNGVCKAFMRGHCRLGKSCKFIHPKSKRI; via the exons ATG cCGCGCATAGTACCTTTGCAACTTCTTAAGTGCCTAAAGGTGCTTTTGGACGACAATGGAGGTATCCTTAGCATTGGGGAAGTCAAGCGGATCGCGGG ATTGATGAATAGATATTCAAAGAAACTTGTATCAAAATGcatttatgtacaaatattaaaagttaCTAAAACGGAGCTACTTGGTGAATTTATGGGTGTTGGTGGTTGGTCACTGGTATATAACTGGTTAAACGATGCAATACGAGCAATGAATTGGCCGCTTGTGCAAGAAATTTTAGAGCTACTTTTACTTTGTCCAGTTGATGTGGATCgactaaaaataaattctgCACCAAAGTTGGTGAAGGGTCTTTGCCGGGATGGCGGCAATGAAG gagtACGTATACTTGCAAAACGTTTGGTGGAGCAATGGTTGAAAGTAGTGACAGAGAATACTACAACAGCTCAAGTAGAAAGTTCTCCTCAGCAATCGGTTATTGGTGCAGCAACTCCTAATGTTTCCACAATACCTGCCATTCAAACGACACCTGCTATACGGCAAGACAGCAAAATACCACAAACCTCTAGCATACCATCAAAAGTGAAAGGGCCTGCAGTTGTACAGCGGTCGCTTTCAAATTCCGCTGAACAAGACCCACTTGCAGATGTCACAGATGTACCGCCTGAGCCATCCACGTATGCACCAACACCTGCACAGAAGAAAGCTAGTGAAGCAGGATTGGTGTTCAAACTGGTTTATAAAGATGGTCAACAAGTTTTGACACAAGTACCAAAAACCAATCAACTAGGTTCTTCTGCTGTGGATGTGGAGCAAAATGTCCAACGAAAAGAGAATGAGGACGATTGTAAGAAAATGGATCATGATGGCAACATGAATGGCGATACAGAAGCTGAAGGTGGCACGGCTGCTCAAGAGGAAGAAGAGAATGATAGAACTGCGGATTCTACAATTATAGAAGAGGAAGACGATACTCGAACATCAACTGATAAACAAGACAAAGATAGTGAAAGTAGTGCTGATGAAGAATCTCAGACAACATCGAATAGTAACATGCTTTCTCTAGAACAATCTGCTACCATACGAAAAAAGTCTATAGATACAGAAAGTGAGAAATCTATAAGTAGAGAACATAGAAGTTCTAAAGACTCCAGAGACAGCAAAAATAGGGATAAAGAAAATAAGAgtgataaagataaagataggAAATCATCGTCATCTTCTACTCATAAATCATCTAGTCACAAATCGAAAAGTTCGTCTTCGAGCAAGTCAAAATCTTCATCCTCATCCTCTTCACGCCGCAGTTCAAGTGATAAGCATCGGAGCGATAAGGATCGTTCAAGTTCTAGCAAAGATAAAGATCGAAAAGAGGGTagtagcagtagcagcagctCAAGTAAACATAGATCCTCATCATCAACTTCAAAATCTTCGTCCTCAACTAGTTCGAAAGACAAACATCGTGATAAAGATAAGGACAAATCAGCTaatacttcttcttcttcatcgcataaaaaagaaaaagagcgTGAAAAAGAAACACCAAGTGACAAGGATAAAGAATCTAATTCCAAGTTGTTATCTACTTCAGATAAACTAGGTCGTATCCCTAAAAAACATAAAGATGAGTCGGAAACAGATGTGACAAAGCCTACTTCAATAACTATTCCTTCAAAGAAGGCCTCAATGTCAATAGAAATACGTCGTGACTCGGAAAAGGCTAAAACTGTGAAAACATACAAATCACAATTTCGTTCACATGGCCTTACTGAGGAAGCTCCCCCACCACCATCGCGGAAAGGACTGAAGAAACCAGTTTCAAGCGTTTCTGCACCCGGTACTGTCATTCCAACCAGTTTGCCATCATCACTAAAACGCCCTTCACCGCCACCAAGCAGCAGTGATTCACCAACGCAAAAGAAATCTAAAATTGATATCAACAATCTAACAGTAGCTAATGAGAAACCTGGAGCTATCAAACTTATCGCTCCAAAGAAAA TTCAAACTCTTGTCGAGACAAATATCTTCTCGGACGCGCTCTCAGCAGCAACGGGCCCTAAAAAAGTTGCAAAACGTAAGCGGCCCACTACTCCTGGTCCCGGACAAAATAAGGAAGGTCCTTCACCACCTACCAGCCCAGATGCACCAAAGGTGGCGCCTTTAAAATTCTATCAGGACACATTGGATGAAAGTAAAAGCGAAGACAAATCCGATAAGGAGAATGATAGCAaagataataacaacaaatcggAAGATTTGGATTCAGCCGATAAGGGCAATAGCACAGAAGACGATGATGATATACCCTTGAAGAAGGTTAAGGAAGATATTGAACAAAAGGTACTGCGAGAACAAAAGACTGGTGATGACAGTAGCGATGCCGCAGTAACTAAGACCGGCGGCTCAGTCGATATCACTGGTAGTGATGGGGAAGAAGATGTCGCCACAAAAAGTTCCGAGGAAGACGCGCCCAAACCGCCTGGACCTGGTTGTGGTCCGAATGGGCCACCTGGTGTGCTTATGCTGCATCGACGCAAAGGTCCAAAAAAGAAGTTGACTTGGCGACCTCAAGACCAACTCGAGCAAATACGTTACTTTGAACTGGACGAAACAGAGCGTGTAAATGTGACAAAAGCACAGTCGTTTATGGATATGAAAAATCTTGAACGCTTTAGTGAACGCGATGCGATTAATATCGCCCGACGCGGTTTCACACATGAGGACAATATGCGACCATTAACCGAGTGGAGACCGCTGATCGAAGTTGATGGTGTGCCACCACATCCGAATGGTAATCAATCTAAACAGCGTAAGGTGCAAGCCGAACGcgagatgactaccttgcgcgCACTATACTTCTCGCACAGCATGATCCCCGACTCACCGGCAGAAGCTGAATTAGAACCGCATTTCGCAGTCGACATACCCGTCATACCGTTAGAAGATATTACCGGCAATCCAGATGCCGTAAGCGATTACACCAATATGCCTTGGCCTGAGCCAAAGACTTCACCTAAGTCGACGGAAAATATCCTTCCTACTATTGGCAATTTGCCAACCGCCCAGGTAAATACATTACCGCCAAATAACCTGAATACATATCCAGGTTTTATGCCACAATATGCTGGTGTGGCAACCAACAATCTACTGGCAACGCAAATGCAAATGCCACGGCCAGTTCCCACACCGGCTGCGGCATCAGGCCCACATCCAGCTTGGCAAACAGGCAATTTCAATGGTAATTTGGCAATGGGTCCCTTGGCTGGTGGACCACCAGTACAACCACAGAATATGCTGGGTCCATTCGGTCCTGGAGCCGGCAATCCGCAATGGCAACTTCATGGCGGTAATCAGTATGGCCCAGCACAAGGTCCCTTCAATAATGCACCGAATTTCGGACCAATGGGTTTATTGCCGCCACGTGTTATGCCAAATATGGCGCCAGCGAATCTATTTGAACGGAATAATATGAATcatcacaacaataacaaccaaaaTCGCAACAACGGCGGCAATTGGCGGACCGGTTCCAACTTTCAAGATAACAATGGTGGCGGCAATTGGCGTTCAGGTGGTGGCGGCGGTGGACAGAACCGcggtggtggcggcggcggcggcaacTCTAACAACGGTGTGTGTAAGGCTTTCATGCGTGGTCATTGTCGTTTAGggaaatcgtgcaaatttatacACCCAAAAAGCAAACGCATATAG
- the kel gene encoding ring canal kelch protein isoform X1, whose translation MISLSALLTKYTLGIMNNLGHNQPTGGAGSGAGGGGGVGGGSGIGNNNGNVIQNPAAEGSMERGSCLLRYASQNSLDESSQKHIQRPNGKDRTVGQYHNEQHTTRSFEAMNEMRKQNLLCDVTLVADDIEIPAHKMVLASCSPYFYAMFTGFEESRQGRITLQGVDHRALELLIEYVYTSTVEVNEDNVQVLLTAANLLQLTDVREACCDYLQTQLDASNCLGIREFADIHGCVDLLNYADTYIEQHFNEVIQFDEFLNLNHEQVITLICNDRICVPCEEKVYECVISWIRYDPTMREQFTAILMEHVRLPFLSKEYITQRVDKEPLLEGNIICKNLIIEALTYHLLPNDTKSARTIPRKPVGLPKILLVIGGQAPKAIRSVECYDLREEKWYQAAEMPNRRCRAGLAVLGDKVFAVGGFNGSLRVRTVDVYDPATDQWLTCNSMEARRSTLGVAVLHGCIYAVGGFDGTTGLSSAEVFDPKSELWRLIASMSTRRSSVGVGVVNGLLYAVGGYDGFSRQCLSSVERYNPETDMWTPVADMSARRSGAGVGVLNNILYAVGGHDGPMVRKSVEAYDSDSNTWHAVADMAYCRRNAGVVAHDGVLFVVGGDDGTSNLGSVEVYCPETDTWRILPASMTIGRSYAGVCMIDKPMUMEEQGAMARQANAAAGGIIDDENSQAEGSNVEGAVGYSRNDAHINLGNNGNSNASQQQQQQQQQQNHPHYENIYESLEQYNTAAVAAAAAGAGVNAVAPADALPQPQADANVNPPNINNLNNTNNNANSNNQSRILPNISYRNDLYDRTNTTSPAYDVPRAVRSGLGFRRNFHIDLQGANRFNASRTSASNTAPTSVYGSNNNCQRQRSFDDTESQNYYNFNYQPSLRYENIYEQIRDEPIYRNTGSGARVYGRLDVIGHGIGRIERHLSSSCGNIDHYNLGGHYAVLGHSHFGTVGHIRLNTSASVTNAPIINSGCSMNTAVTNTTASTATNVTTTCSQRDANNVKNSASSFFSCLQGENAQSMSNIYRASVGIGSGMATTCATGGGQQIPTQFNCVVPNNTKEREPRSASAGPISISTNNGNANDGPATSSGTRQTGAIPKIKALALNSKPSTSSNNANNIATEKTVCIKNAITKKPTNNTNSAASATTAKTSTTSPEHTANSSTLNRISKSSLQWLLVNKWLPLWIGQGPECKVIDFNFMFSRDCSGCDAASAATHMSNPYYTPRLGGMMPHDLMRFSAANAEIHAPCAAASTALRRDLNMRPRALNRLREYEQNRRDTATHRYEDPSYENVHVHWQNGFEFGRSRDYEHNHQNATGTTRPQLQRARSESPNFNTQQRRIRQNSTATQSGNNVPPAAGFSTTKYIDTFKNYVLNAENNTFKPKLKSENSDVLNCAASGSGSVSGAAEVIINPLADNLDGNETPPVAELEADMDEIVAGISNETAACSAIANIDDNEGEQPVNSNRVANVTGRENIYINDNETDATKTKATNDSNNMNVKSTNKEQNDD comes from the exons ATGATATCGTTGAGTGCACTGCTGACCAAATACACGCTGGGCATCATGAACAACTTAGGACACAATCAGCCAACGGGTGGAGCAGGTTCTGGTGCAGGTGGCGGTGGAGGAGTCGGCGGCGGCAGCGGTATtggcaacaacaatggcaatgTTATACAAAATCCAGCAGCAGAAGGTAGCATGGAACGCGGCAG TTGCTTGCTACGCTATGCAAGTCAAAATTCTTTGGATGAAAGCTCACAGAAACATATTCAACGCCCAAACGGCAAAGATCGCACCGTTGGACAGTATCATAATGAGCAACACACAACCCGTTCATTTGAGGCCATGAACGAAATGCGCAA GCAAAATTTACTCTGTGATGTAACATTAGTGGCCGATGATATCGAGATACCGGCGCATAAAATGGTGCTTGCCTCCTGCAGTCCATACTTCTATGCCATGTTCACCGGATTTGAGGAATCACGACAGGGCCGTATAACACTACAAGGTGTTGATCATCGTGCGCTGGAACTGCTCATCGAATATGTGTACACATCGACTGTAGAAGTGAACGAAGACAATGTACAAGTGTTATTAACCGCTGCGAACTTACTGCAGCTAACAGACGTGCGTGAGGCCTGTTGCGATTACTTGCAGACACAATTGGATGCCAGCAACTGTTTGGGCATACGTGAATTTGCCGACATACACGGTTGCGTTGATTTGCTAAACTATGCAGATACTTACATAGAACAACATTTCAA tgaaGTAATTCAATTCGATGAATTTCTCAATTTGAATCACGAACAAGTGATAACTTTAATATGCAACGATCGCATTTGTGTGCCATGTGAGGAGAAAGTTTATGAATGTGTAATATCATGGATACGCTATGATCCGACTATGCGCGAACAGTTCACTGCTATACTCATGGAACATGTACGCCTGCCCTTTCTCTCCAAAGAATACATAACGCAACGCGTCGACAAGGAGCCATTGTTGGAAGGCAATATAATATGCAAGAATTTAATAATAGAAGCATTAACATATCATCTGCTGCCAAATGACACCAAATCTGCACGTACCATACCACGCAAACCAGTGGGCCTGCCGAAGATACTCTTAGTCATTGGTGGTCAAGCACCCAAGGCAATACGTTCAGTAGAGTGTTACGATCTGCGTGAAGAAAAGTGGTATCAAGCGGCTGAAATGCCAAATAGACGTTGTCG CGCTGGTTTGGCGGTGCTTGGCGATAAGGTGTTTGCCGTTGGTGGCTTCAACGGCTCTTTGCGCGTGCGTACCGTGGATGTGTACGATCCGGCCACAGATCAGTGGCTTACATGTAATAGCATGGAGGCGCGCCGCTCCACGCTCGGTGTTGCCGTATTGCATGGCTGCATTTATGCTGTGGGTGGTTTTGATGGTACAACGGGTCTCAGTAGCGCAGAGGTATTCGATCCTAAAAGCGAATTGTGGCGTCTTATAGCATCAATGTCCACACGTCGCAGTtctgttggtgttggtgttgttaaTGGTTTACTCTACGCCGTTGGTGGTTATGATGGTTTTTCGCGTCAATGCTTATCATCGGTGGAACGCTATAATCCAGAGACTGACATGTGGACACCCGTAGCTGATATGTCGGCACGCCGTTCGGGTGCCGGTGTGGGTGTGTTGAATAATATACTCTACGCCGTTGGCGGTCATGATGGTCCCATGGTGCGTAAATCTGTCGAAGCATATGATTCCGATTCCAATACATGGCATGCTGTAGCTGATATGGCCTATTGTCGACGCAATGCAGGAGTTGTGGCTCACGATGGTGTATTGTTTGTTGTGGGCGGTGATGATGGCACCTCGAATTTAGGTTCAGTTGAG GTTTACTGCCCAGAAACTGACACCTGGCGCATATTGCCTGCTTCCATGACTATCGGACGCAGCTACGCCGGTGTATGTATGATAGATAAGCCCATGTGAATGGAAGAGCAGGGTGCAATGGCACG cCAAGCCAATGCAGCAGCCGGTGGTATCATAGATGATGAAAATAGTCAAGCTGAGGGCAGCAATGTCGAGGGTGCAGTCGGTTACTCACGTAATGACGCGCACATCAACTTAGGCAACAATGGCAATAGCAATGCttcccaacaacaacaacaacaacaacaacagcaaaatcatCCACACTACGAAAATATCTATGAATCACTTGAGCAATATAATACTgcagctgttgctgctgctgctgctggtgctGGTGTCAACGCTGTTGCCCCTGCTGATGCATTGCCCCAACCTCAAGCCGACGCCAATGTAAATCCACCCAACATTAATAATCTtaacaataccaacaacaacgcTAACAGCAACAATCAATCACGCATTCTACCCAATATAAGCTATAGAAATGATCTCTACGATCGCACAAACACTACATCCCCAGCTTATGACGTGCCACGTGCCGTGCGTTCCGGTTTGGGATTTCGACGCAATTTCCACATTGATCTACAAGGCG CCAATCGTTTTAACGCTTCACGAACCAGTGCATCCAACACAGCGCCCACCTCGGTTTATGGCAGTAACAACAACTGTCAACGCCAGCGTAGTTTCGATGACACCGAATCccaaaattattacaatttcaATTACCAGCCAAGTTTACGTTAcgaaaatatttacgaacaaatACGTGATGAACCCATTTACCGAAATACCGGCAGCGGCGCTAGAGTCTATGGGCGTTTAGATGTTATTGGTCATGGTATTGGTCGTATTGAGCGTCATTTGAGCTCATCATGCGGCAATATTGATCACTACAACCTGGGTGGCCATTATGCAGTACTCGGCCACTCGCATTTCGGCACTGTCGGTCACATACGTTTAAATACCAGTGCTAGCGTTACCAATGCACCAATTATTAATAGTGGTTGTAGCATGAATACGGCAGTAACAAATACCACTGCGTCCACAGCAACTAATGTGACCACAACGTGCAGTCAAAGAGATGCCAATAATGTTAAAAACAGCGCTTCATCCTTCTTTAGCTGTTTGCAGGGCGAAAATGCACAGAGTATGAGCAATATATATCGTGCTTCTGTCGGTATAGGTAGCGGCATGGCGACCACATGTGCAACTGGTGGTGGACAACAGATACCCACGCAATTCAATTGTG TTGTACCGAATAATACTAAAGAACGAGAACCACGTTCGGCCTCTGCGGGCCCAATATCAATAAGTACTAATAATGGCAATGCCAATGATGGACCCGCCACTTCCTCGGGCACACGCCAAACAGGCGCTATACCAAAAATTAAAGCGCTCGCTTTAAACTCAAAGCCCAGCACTTCTTCAAATAATGCCAACAACATTGCAACAGAGAAGACAGtctgcattaaaaatgcaatcacCAAAAAGCCAACAAACAATACGAACAGCGCAGCGTCAGCGACAACAGCTAAAACAAGCACAACCAGCCCCGAGCACACCGCAAATTCGAGCACCTTGAATCGCATTTCCAAATCCAGTCTGCAATGGTTGCTGGTAAACAAATGGTTGCCATTATGGATTGGACAGGGACCAGAGTGCAAG GTTATCGACTTCAATTTTATGTTTTCCCGCGATTGTAGTGGTTGTGACGCTGCTTCCGCCGCCACGCATATGTCCAATCCATATTATACGCCACGTTTGGGTGGCATGATGCCACATGATTTAATGCGTTTTAGTGCAGCTAATGCTGAGATCCACGCGCCATGTGCAGCCGCTTCGACGGCCTTGAGGCGCGATCTCAACATGCGACCGCGCGCCTTGAATCGTTTGCGTGAATACGAGCAGAATCGACGTGATACGGCCACACATCGTTACGAGGATCCTTCGTATGAAAATGTACACGTACATTGGCAAAATGGTTTTGAGTTTGGACGTTCGCGTGATTATGAACATAATCATCAAAATGCAACAGGCACAACACGCCCACAGCTACAACGTGCGCGCTCCGAAAGTCCAAATTTTAACACACAACAACGACGCATACGCCAAAATTCCACTGCAACACAAAGTGGCAATAACGTTCCACCTGCCGCCGGCTTTAGCACAACAAAATACATAGACACATTCAAGAATTATGTGCTCAATGCGGAAAACAACACGTTCAAACCGAAACTGAAATCTGAGAATAGTGACGTTTTAAATTGTGCAGCGAGTGGTAGTGGAAGTGTAAGTGGCGCCgctgaagtaataataaatCCCTTAGCAGATAATCTTGACGGAAATGAAACTCCGCCAGTTGCCGAGCTCGAAGCTGATATGGATGAGATCGTCGCTGGCATTAGCAATGAAACGGCGGCTTGCAGTGCCATTGCCAATATAGATGATAATGAAGGTGAACAACCCGTAAATTCAAATCGAGTAGCAAATGTTACTGGaagagaaaatatatacataaatgacaaCGAGACTGATGCAACAAAGACAAAAGCCACTAACGACAGCAACAATATGAATGTAAAGTCTACTAACAAGGAACAAAACGACGATTGA
- the ninaA gene encoding peptidyl-prolyl cis-trans isomerase, rhodopsin-specific isozyme, producing MQLYKILLGLTSILAIAEGLSFTVTSKVYLDVKHQKKPLGRIVLGLFGKIAPKAVANFRHICLRGINGTTYAGSKFHRVINRFLIQGGDILNGDGTGSTSIYGDYFEDEALTVAHNRPGYLGMANRGPDTNGCQFYITTISASWLDGKHTVFGKVLDGIDTVHAIEDVKTDTDDFPMDPVIITNCGEIPTQPFEFYPDDFNIMSWVKAAGLPVMSSFIVLFIFHYFFRQLNMYC from the exons ATGCAACTCTATAAAATTTTGCTCGGACTCACTTCTATACTAGCCATAGCTGAGGGTCTGAGCTTTACAGTAACTTCTAAAGTTTATTTAGATGTGAAGCATCAGAAGAAACCGCTGGGTCGCATAGTTTTAGGGCTGTTTGGTAAAATCGCACCAAAGGCAGTCGCTAATTTTCGACACATCTGCTTACGTGGCATCAATGGCACTACATATGCGGGTTCTAAATTTCATCGCGTAATTAATCGTTTTCTCATACAAGGTGGCGATATTTTAAATG GCGATGGTACAGGTTCTACCAGCATTTATGGTGATTATTTTGAAGATGAGGCATTGACTGTTGCACACAATCGTCCTGGATATTTAGGCATGGCAAATCGTGGACCTGACACGAATGgttgtcaattttatataactaCTATATCGGCTTCGTGGCTTGATGGTAAACATACAGTGTTTGGTAAAGTGCTCGATGGTATCGATACGGTGCATGCAATTGAGGAC GTTAAAACAGATACTGACGATTTTCCAATGGATCCAGTTATCATTACGAATTGTGGTGAAATACCCACGCAACCATTTGAGTTTTACCCCGATGATTTTAA CATAATGAGTTGGGTCAAAGCCGCTGGACTGCCCGTAATGAGTAGTTTCATTGtcttatttattttccattacTTTTTCCGTCAATTAAATATGTACTGTTGA